In Silene latifolia isolate original U9 population chromosome X, ASM4854445v1, whole genome shotgun sequence, the following proteins share a genomic window:
- the LOC141619143 gene encoding uncharacterized protein LOC141619143 produces MSFTTDVNIVRHYESKIGGIVQQIPPFFIRLKVVLTEETIWNLLNQTPALSLLGNILWEGPDPHLSPITPAEEVTREIIRKKSEELKQLEDEVVEICKRLQKIMVWKTVVDLCTGWGRIFVGPYEDTKLLDIYTDRMMEEAEEEAMQAASSSSEDSCNIGATFY; encoded by the exons atgtcatttaCCACTGATGTCAATATAGTTAGGCACTATGAGAGTAAGATTGGGGGCATAGTTCAACAAATTCCTCCCTTTTTCATCCGACTGAAGGTAGTTCTTACAGAAGAAACTATTTGGAACCTACTAAACCAAACTCCAGCATTAAGTCTCTTGGGAAACATTCTATGGGAGGGTCCCGATCCACATCTCTCTCCAATAACTCCGGCCGAGGAGGTTACCAGGG AAATTATTCGGAAGAAAAGTGAAGAGTTAAAACAGCTAGAAGATGAGGTTGTGGAGATATGCAAGCGACTTCAAAAGATTATGGTGTGGAAAACAGTGGTTGATTTGTGCACTGGATGGGGAAGGATCTTTGTCGGTCCATATGAGGATACTAAGCTCCTCGATATATACACCGACCGAATGATGGAGGAGGCTGAGGAAGAAGCGATGCAAGCTGCCTCGTCATCTTCAGAAGACAGTTGTAACATAGGGGCCACATTCTATTAG